From Plasmodium falciparum 3D7 genome assembly, chromosome: 9, one genomic window encodes:
- a CDS encoding translation initiation factor SUI1, putative, with protein sequence MFKNKVTLVNKNLLGSKDRKKLAITLKSTFHIEKEEDIDEILDKEDTTFCKVQKTKIVIYFSKNIPVLFSVNNIIYPTVYTLWKFPKMIPCFVIYPPASEFLLRGADLMIPGICQEIENTDKLKEGCIWGVRVFNNPYLFAVGDCAIDYNNNKTFYDLKGKCLKLVHIFNDEIWKLGPQNVPHNSFKNKLIDSVEEVVDDFYSFRIYKEDKGKKTKTNVKTKENKEKEQNKNKNEFGWGSDNDNDNDNNNNNNNDEKTLNKSEKKSNDKNDTSTNKDELNKSENKSVSNVRYLENFYKHFNVILDINNSNTNKKHTSSLLHNNNSNNMEKVESKINNLQDIQEIKKTNILSSDKQLNEKKECQTDLNGIGTNLNSNDYNKILEHDDITNCKDNNNLNYEKNRICINEHIEEIIEDNLKENETNDNNMNDNKKTFELNTQQQDLLLSYLLLESLYSIPDENLPMEVSGIYSKMTKECAYIHLNKKFLEELNNMNNISFDIINEIKKNMIHLDMDVKKSSYKKLTKFIQHYSKMKLLKIKENRNIVSIVNIERQHALYKSYEPINVELKKKYDIENEQTNLSINENKNKINKTPTNHSTNKGAQVLEFYIPSNKTLNIIQSIENKVDKSSYFNISQLKDIFRSYIKLNKLQCKENNDINNNNNNNINNFKGYVKLNEELKNIMNNIQEGSNVVPYETIMNQFISLQQPCYAIIKPNANFDIEPIKITKGVCPSIHIYSVARMKGKKYVTHITNLYLFHVDLNKFSEHLQKQLACSCSIVISPSTKKEEVLVQGNVVNQIYTILINNYNLPRKYIVLNSKG encoded by the exons atGTTTAAGAATAAAGTAACCTTGGTAAATAAAAATCTTCTTGGAAGCAAAGATAGGAAAAA ACTAGCCATAACACTAAAATCAACATTTCATAtcgaaaaagaagaagatatCGATGAAATTTTAGATAAAGAAGATACGACCTTTTGTAAAGTAcagaaaacaaaaattgtaatatatttttcgaAAAATATTCCCGTATTATTTAGCGTTAACAACATTATTTATCCTACTGTTTATACCTTATGGAAATTTCCAAAAATGATTCCTTGTTTCGTTATATATCCCCCTGCATCGGAGTTTCTATTGAGGGGTGCTGACTTAATGATACCAGGAATATGCCAAGAAATAGAGAACACTGATAAGTTGAAAGAAGGATGTATATGGGGGGTTCGAGTATTTAACAACCCCTATTTATTTGCTGTTGGAGATTGTGCTATTGactacaataataataaaacctTTTATGATTTAAAAGGGAAGTGTTTAAAAttagtacatatatttaatgatgaGATATGGAAGTTGGGTCCACAAAATGTACCACATAAcagttttaaaaataaattaatagatTCTGTGGAAGAGGTAGTAGATGATTTTTATAGTTTCAGAATATATAAGGAAGACAAAGGAAAGAAGACTAAAACGAATGTAAAAACAAAGGAAAACAAggaaaaagaacaaaataaaaataaaaatgagttCGGTTGGGGAagtgataatgataatgataatgataataataataataataataatgatgaaaaaacaTTGAATAAGTccgaaaaaaaaagtaatgatAAGAATGACACATCAACAAATAAAGATGAATTAAACAAAAGTGAAAATAAAAGTGTATCAAATGTAAGGTATTtggaaaatttttataaacactttaatgttatattagatataaataatagtaatacaaataaaaaacatacatCTTCcttattacataataataatagtaataatatggaaaaagTAGAgagtaaaataaataatcttCAAGATATTcaagaaataaagaaaacaaatatattatcatcagataaacaattaaatgaaaaaaaagaatgtcAAACAGATTTAAATGGTATTGGAACAAATTTAAATtcaaatgattataataaaatattagaacatgatgatataacaaattgtaaagataataataatttaaattatgaaaaaaataggatatgtataaatgaacatattGAAGAAATTATAGAAGACAacttaaaagaaaatgaaactaatgataataatatgaatgataacaaaaaaaCGTTTGAGCTTAATACTCAACAACAAGATTTATTgctatcatatttattattagaatCTTTATATTCAATACCTGATGAGAATTTACCAATGGAAGTTTCCGGTATTTATAGTAAAATGACTAAAGAATGtgcatatatacatttgaataaaaaattcctagaagaattaaataatatgaataatatatcttttgatataataaacgaaataaaaaaaaatatgattcaTCTTGATATGGATGTTAAAAAATcaagttataaaaaattaacgAAATTTATACAACATTATTCCAAAATGAAATTACTAAAAATTAAGGAAAACCGAAATATTGTATCTATTGTAAATATTGAGAGACAACATGCATTATATAAATCGTATGAACCAATAAATGtcgaattaaaaaaaaagtatgatATTGAAAATGAACAAACAAATTTAagtataaatgaaaataaaaacaaaataaataaaacaccTACTAATCATTCAACTAATAAAGGGGCTCAGGTATTAGAGTTTTATATACCATCtaataaaacattaaatattatacaatcAATTGAAAATAAAGTTGATAAAAGttcttattttaatataagtCAATTGAAGGATATTTTTAGaagttatataaaattaaacaaaTTACAATgcaaagaaaataatgacataaataataataataataataatattaataattttaagggatatgtaaaattaaatgaggaattaaaaaatattatgaacaacATACAAGAAGGTTCAAATGTCGTACCATACGAAACCATAATGAATCAATTCATATCTTTACAACAACCTTGTTATGCTATTATAAAACCAAATGCTAATTTTGATATTGAACCAATTAAAATTACCAAAGGAGTATGTCCTTCGATTCATATTTATTCTGTTGCAAGAATGAAAgggaaaaaatatgttaCTCATATTactaatttatatttatttcatgtAGATCTTAATAAATTTTCTGAACATTTACAAAAACAGCTAGCTTGTTCATGTTCAATAGTAATTTCCCCATCAACCAAAAAAGAAGAAGTTTTGGTACAAGGAAATGTAGTGaatcaaatatatactatcttaattaataattataatcttccaagaaaatatatagtcTTAAATTCGAAAGGttag
- a CDS encoding proteasome activator 28 subunit beta, putative, translating to MEAYLNKIDKIEPSDQKIKEEYNKFKYDITKQAIESLRERIPKRIIFFNNLVNVNSEPGSILNVNDLDGVSYKYKINKIEENVRKKHKGNNSSDFDEREKKKDSLDGHVKHFSNNEDSKLIIDDKVLYTHYVPSHKQIYLELEKIKTYASELIEIIGNIKLWIQLNVPRIEDGNNFGVGIQEEAIQELARVEESAFNLYDAIVKYYMERAKISTKVLKYPNVSDYQEAVRELDEKEWIHIKITIVDMRNNYIMLYDLLYKNWEKVVKPKNEDAHHRMTF from the coding sequence aTGGAAgcttatttaaataaaattgataaaATTGAACCGAGcgatcaaaaaataaaagaagaatataaCAAATTCAAATATGATATTACAAAACAAGCTATTGAATCGTTAAGAGAAAGAATACCTAAACgaatcatatttttcaataattTAGTAAATGTAAATTCGGAACCTGGGAGTATATTAAATGTTAATGATTTAGATGGTGTAtcctataaatataaaataaataaaattgagGAGAATGTAAGAAAAAAGCATAAGGGTAATAATTCTAGTGATTTCGATGAAAGagagaaaaagaaagattCTTTAGATGGTCATGTAAAACATTTTTCGAATAATGAAGATAGCAAATTAATTATAGATGATAAAGTTTTATATACACATTATGTACCATcacataaacaaatatatttagaattagagaaaataaaaacatatgcTTCTGAACTTATAGAAATTATAggaaatattaaattgtGGATACAATTAAATGTACCAAGAATAGAAGATGGAAATAATTTTGGTGTTGGTATACAAGAAGAAGCTATACAAGAATTAGCAAGGGTCGAAGAAAGTGCATTCAATTTATATGATGCTATagtgaaatattatatggaaAGAGCAAAAATATCTACGAAAGTATTGAAATATCCTAATGTTTCAGATTATCAAGAAGCTGTTAGGGAATTAGATGAAAAAGAATGGATACATATCAAAATTACTATTGTAGATATgagaaataattatattatgttatatgaccttctttataaaaattggGAAAAGGTTGTTAAACCAAAGAATGAAGACGCACATCATAGAATGACATTTTAA
- a CDS encoding ribosomal protein L35, apicoplast, putative, with the protein MKCLLVKLFMLIFIRSYTYAIKYKINKAACMNKVGGIDIYANIKYNMKKKEKKNINKKMNIYNNMIRKTNSLHKNFIPEQLVLFPRNKLLNEIKYFYISFTYHILKREKKTKIHKSDFILHVRGCTNIKPKTNKSIAKRFKLTKNGKLIRKKPGRNHFLRKKTSSNKASLRKTTTIDSGRIQKKYKSVIFK; encoded by the coding sequence atgaaGTGTCTCTTGGTTAAGTTGTTCATGCTTATTTTTATACGAAGCTATACATAtgctataaaatataaaatcaatAAAGCAGCATGTATGAATAAGGTAGGGGGAATAGATATATAtgcaaatataaaatataatatgaaaaaaaaagagaaaaagaatataaataagaaaatgaatatatataataatatgataagaAAAACGAATAGTTTACACAAGAATTTTATTCCTGAACAATTGGTTTTATTTCCACGTAACAAATtgttaaatgaaataaaatatttctatataagTTTTACTTATCATATcttaaaaagagaaaaaaaaacaaaaattcataaaagcgattttattttacatgtTCGTGGTTGTACAAACATTAAACCAAAAACGAATAAATCTATTGCTAAAAGATttaaattaacaaaaaatgGTAAACTCATAAGAAAGAAGCCAGGACGAAATCATTTCTTGAGAAAAAAAACTTCCTCAAATAAAGCTTCACTCAGGAAAACCACAACTATAGATTCTGGACGAATtcagaaaaaatataaaagcgtaatttttaaatga
- a CDS encoding peptide deformylase yields MLMYYSLFLFNLIICCNVTSIYGYIHNVRSLEPYIKNDQIKNYSSNIKQKRKGSLYLLKNEKDEIKIVKYPDPILRRRSEEVTNFDDNLKRVVRKMFDIMYESKGIGLSAPQVNISKRIIVWNALYEKRKEENERIFINPSIVEQSLVKLKLIEGCLSFPGIEGKVERPSIVSISYYDINGYKHLKILKGIHSRIFQHEFDHLNGTLFIDKMTQVDKKKVRPKLNELIRDYKATHSEEPAL; encoded by the exons atgttgaTGTATTATTcacttttcctttttaatttaataatatgttgTAATGTTACAAGTATTTATGGATATATACACAATGTTAGATCACTTGaaccatatataaaaaatgatcagataaaaaattatagtagtaatataaaacaaaagagAAAAGgctctttatatttattaaaaaatgaaaaggatgAGATAAAAATCGTCAAGTACCCGGACCCTATATTAAGGCGACGAAGTGAAGAAGTCACAAATTTTGATGATAATTTGAag agAGTTGTGAGAAAAATGTTTGATATTATGTACGAGAGCAAAGGTATTGGTTTGTCTGCACCACAAGTAAATATAAGCAAACGAATTATTGTATGGAATgcattatatgaaaaaagaaaagaagaaaatgaacgaatatttattaatccGTCCATAGTAGAACAGAGTCTagttaaattaaaattaatagaaGGATGTTTATCATTTCCTGGAATAGAAGGAAAAGTTGAACGACCTAGTATAGTATCTATATCatattatgatattaatggatataaacatttaaaaattttgaaaGGTATACATTCTAGAATATTTCAACATGAATTTGATCATCTTAATGGTACATTATTTATTGATAAAATGACACAAGtcgataaaaaaaaagtaagaCCAAAACTTAACGAGCTAATTAGGGATTATAAGGCTACTCACTCAGAAGAACCAGCCCTATAA
- a CDS encoding plasma membrane protein 1, putative, translating to MLTKKKCWRLKGGMSLVSFFCFLSFFLFFFLFHNNNNTILYVNCFNNEGHEAIGMVAMSGLKNEQLYELKKLLNGKDLVDIGKWGHIVHDKINGAKNMHFNLQENDCRNINFECKDTNGLCLINSIKYFYNKLLSTNPDSQNKIYNNIDKKEILKKSKFIYPRNINFTDSDSLKYLISLISDLHQPLRIGFTHDNGGQDINITHFNIDGTKVKTNLFQYMDNEIIDKMINKYQSSWYSGWTHINRIFDEHKKDEELFEQHGIDVIDIWAKQIISEFCSEFYLNHYVTHFMMSKGDQLHFDTSKNIDIFYDLEFVLERLIRFNILRAGSRISIILNYIFSKKKFSNFRKKSVFDKDFQESQRYHTASTYKSNAIFINLTIIFVILLLLFYFNIIMKRRNKMHLPDKIEHIELQGKCN from the exons ATGCTCACTAAAAAAAAGTGTTGGAGACTAAAAGGTGGGATGTCTTTggtatcttttttttgttttttatctttttttttgttttttttcctttttcataataataataataccatATTATATGTGAATTGTTTTAATAATGAGGGGCATGAGGCGATAGGTATGGTTGCGATGTCTGGTTTAAAGAATGAGCAATTATATGAGCTcaagaaattattaaatggtAAGGATTTAGTAGATATTGGAAAATGGGGACATATAGTacatgataaaataaatggagCTAAAAATATGCATTTTAATTTACAAGAAAATGATTgtagaaatataaattttgaatGTAAAGATACAAACGGTTTATGTTTAATAAAttcaataaaatatttttataataaattattatctacAAATCCTGAttcacaaaataaaatatataataatattgataaaaaggagatattaaaaaaatccaaatttatatatccaagaaatattaattttaccGATTCAGATTCattgaaatatttaatatccTTAATAAGTGATTTACATCAACCCTTAAGAATAGGTTTTACCCATGATAATGGAGGTCAAGATATTAACATTACACATTTTAATATCGATGGAACCAAAGTTAAGACAAACCTCTTTCAATATATGGATAACGAAATTATagataaaatgataaataaataccaATCATCATGGTATAGTGGATGGACACATATCAATCGTATTTTTGATGAACataaaaaagatgaagaaTTATTTGAACAACATGGAATAGATGTTATAGATATTTGGGCCAAACAAATTATAAGTGAATTCTGTTCAGAATTTTATCTTAATCATTATGTAACACATTTTATGATGAGTAAAGGAGATCAATTACATTTTGATACTTCgaaaaatattgatatattttatgatctAGAGTTTGTATTAGAAAGATTGATacgttttaatatattacgaGCAGGATCTAGAAtatctattatattaaattatatattttcaaaaaaaaaattttcgaATTTCAGAAAAAAATCTGTTTTTGATAAgg atttTCAAGAATCACAAAGATATCATACTGCATCCACTTATAAGAGCAATGCTATTTTCATTAACCTTACAATAATATTTGTCATAttg ttGCTACTGTTTTATTTCAATATTATCATGAAACGAAGAAATAAAATGCACCTTCCCGATAAAATAGAACATATAGAATTACAAGGAAAATGTAACTAA